One stretch of Plasmodium vivax chromosome 8, whole genome shotgun sequence DNA includes these proteins:
- a CDS encoding hypothetical protein, conserved (encoded by transcript PVX_094560A) has translation MESCRRGESKHMHFLSNVNSKKKLNIVEKKSILEKVHILPIKRKVENADPLYRELQLMINDKCVLYEGFIIAANGEKEKVPGGGNTRKGMKEDLTNDKAEGATKSENHITGTNLLEKLSSDKEGTCPNGDPWEVAHRKESNSYAEKQNSSEKDRKNTPSNDHICLHEKRNKDKLADETSHFKENTDYYVVVNCIPSKGILTRDTLIYTDGKYVDNLKKIHLIIIRDKYYKKYEKKLKKKFFSLKKYILKKGNQFFNEAMSLIPFSFDHFSSKCSSERGKNNSTFGVKHGDTVTPRSSTMRRRSLVLEKILLTCLHPYFKKNRTKLFYSGKLLLINNFSFLVVKIDADVNVGFVDNSTEICLNADAYDPFRNVHIVPLYDTLPTTYNYNIFADYIKPYIERHYLSLFSMHDTFFYKGVQFKIMGIDPMNIKSGRGRITCNTFIYTEGAIKPTFFDVISNESINYIQCLPVEYKPYAVLNILQQLDADSLLRLFPSTNANLQESALNEQRILSHLDKYKYVYKNHTLEEGQGGKMLLDVDAGEHIDAEKHIDAEKHIDAANKSDNFAYEQCAVCFEHFQDYDKCIKLACLHTYHWKCVKSWFRFNLTCPCCRRELTI, from the exons atggaaagttgcagaaggggagaaagCAAACACATGCATTTCCTGAGTAATGTcaattcgaaaaaaaaattaaatatcgtagaaaaaaaaagtatactaGAAAAAGTCCACATACTTCccataaaaagaaaagtggaAAATGCAGATCCGCTGTATAGAGAACTACAGTTGATGATAAATGATAAGTGCGTCCTGTATGAGGGCTTCATAATTGCcgcaaatggagaaaaagaaaaggtccctggggggggaaacacacGGAAAGGTATGAAGGAAGACCTAACAAATGACAAGGCGGAAGGGGCTACTAAAAGTGAAAACCACATAACAGGAACAAACCTGCTCGAAAAATTAAGCAGCGACAAAGAGGGAACTTGCCCAAATGGAGACCCCTGGGAAGTTGCGCATAGGAAGGAATCGAACAGTTACgcagaaaaacaaaattcgAGTGAAAAGGACAGGAAAAACACACCCAGTAATGACCACATTTGCTTGCATGAAAAACGCAATAAAGACAAATTAGCAGACGAAACTtcccattttaaagaaaacacAGACTACTACGTTGTTGTGAATTGCATCCCTTCCAAGGGAATCCTCACGCGGGACACCCTAATTTACACGGATGGAAAATACGTggacaatttaaaaaaaattcatctcATAATAATACGAGATAAatactataaaaaatatgaaaaaaaattgaaaaaaaaatttttttctttaaaaaaatatatacttaaaaaaggcaatcaattttttaatgaagcCATGTCCCTCATTCCGTTTTCCTTTGACCACTTTTCGAGCAAGTGCAGTTCAGAAAGGGGCAAGAACAACAGCACCTTCGGAGTAAAGCACGGGGATACTGTCACGCCGCGCTCTTCCACcatgaggagaagaagcctCGTCTTGGAAAAAATCCTTCTAACCTGTCTGCACCCCTATTTCAAGAAAAACAGGACTAAGCTATTTTACTCCGGCAAGCTGCtccttataaataatttttctttcctcgtCGTGAAGATAGATGCTGACGTGAACGTGGGCTTCGTGGACAACTCTACG gagaTCTGCCTGAACGCAGACGCGTACGACCCGTTTAGGAACGTGCACATCGTGCCCCTGTACGACACGCTGCCGACGACCTACAACTATAACATCTTCGCAGACTACATCAAGCCGTATATAGAGAGGCACTACTTAAGTTTGTTTTCCATGCACGacacctttttttacaaaggggtgcaatttaaaattatgggGATCGACCCAATGAATATCAAATctggaagaggaagaattaCCTGCAACACGTTTATATACACGGAGGGGGCAATCAAGCCAACCTTCTTCGACGTTATTTCGAATGAATCTATAAACTACATTCAGTGCTTACCAGTAGAATACAAGCCATATGCCGTTTTGAACATTTTGCAACAGTTAGATGCAGACTCTTTGTTACGGCTCTTCCCGTCGACTAACGCGAACTTGCAGGAGAGCGCCCTCAACGAGCAGCGCATTCTCAGCCACTTGGATAAATACAAGTACGTGTATAAGAACCACACACTGGAGGAGGGTCAGGGTGGGAAGATGCTGCTAGACGTAGATGCGGGGGAACACATAGATGCGGAAAAGCACATAGATGCGGAAAAGCACATAGATGCAGCAAATAAGAGTGACAACTTTGCGTATGAACAGTGTGCCGTTTGCTTCGAACATTTTCAGGACTACGACAAGTGTATTAAGTTGGCTTGTCTGCACACCTACCACTGGAAGTGCGTCAAGAGCTGGTTTCGGTTTAACCTCACTTGTCCCTGTTGCCGCCGCGAATTGACCATTTAG
- a CDS encoding hypothetical protein, conserved (encoded by transcript PVX_094565A): MNFVKTHIYEQEYTNEGIKEQEKDARSAKEIDENKRLKELPEFKRDNQFLSLSEQLELKKNNNSGGGGPGKEDEAEGLMNIYEMPNLTEEYAEYYDNYAKHDHYSAEKIREREKEVEFEFKEAIKSYAKKKELKEKEDEADLWKEESNNVNLREVKKNIIKKKKITPVKTSVKAIIKTKKKSAIASPKGGHADVKKVSTLESNSLLLGYSDYSDE, from the coding sequence ATGAACTTCGTCAAAACGCACATTTACGAACAGGAGTACACCAATGAAGGAATAAAAGAGCAAGAAAAGGACGCGAGGAGCGCAAAAGAAATTGACGAAAATAAGCGGCTAAAGGAGCTGCCAGAGTTTAAAAGGGACAATCAATTCTTAAGCCTATCGGAACAACttgaactgaaaaaaaataacaacagTGGTGGAGGTGGACCCGGGAAAGAAGATGAAGCAGAAGGACTCATGAACATTTATGAAATGCCAAACTTGACGGAAGAATATGCAGAATATTATGACAATTATGCGAAACATGATCATTATAGTGCCGAGAAAATCAgggagagagaaaaagaagtggaATTTGAATTTAAAGAAGCTATAAAAAGTtatgcaaagaaaaaagaattaaaggaaaaggaagatgAAGCGGATTTGTGGAAGGAAGAAAGTAATAATGTTAACTTACgtgaggttaaaaaaaatattattaaaaaaaaaaaaatcactcCAGTGAAAACCAGTGTGAAGGCCATTATAaagacgaagaaaaaaagtgccaTCGCTTCTCCAAAGGGGGGCCATGCTGACGTCAAAAAGGTGTCCACCCTCGAGAGCAATTCGCTGTTGCTTGGTTATTCGGATTACTCGGATGAGTAG
- a CDS encoding hypothetical protein (encoded by transcript PVX_094570A): protein MVLKDKRKKKKNFAKYKGKKNFSKFPTKEENDKTGNASRGSELYDESDLPCYDNNDDILIRDKDFFSYLLKSDDELSEKGGVPKGQASSVGARKGRRADFLLAAVAFSIPPGMV, encoded by the coding sequence ATGGTTTTGAAggataaaaggaaaaaaaaaaaaaatttcgcaaaATACAAGGGCAAGAAAAACTTCAGTAAATTTCCTacgaaggaagaaaatgacaAAACGGGAAATGCCAGCCGCGGAAGCGAACTCTATGACGAGAGCGACTTGCCATGCTATGACAATAATGATGACATCCTAATTAGGGACaaggattttttttcgtacctTTTAAAGTCTGATGATGAATTAAGCGAGAAGGGGGGAGTTCCAAAGGGGCAAGCGTCAAGTGTAGGGGCACGGAAGGGCCGTCGCGCCGACTTCCTCCTGGCAGCAGTGGCGTTTAGCATACCTCCCGGCATGGTATAG